The following proteins are co-located in the Polymorphospora rubra genome:
- the cysC gene encoding adenylyl-sulfate kinase — MSNGWVLPDGVLRDAPAYTPRPHELADLELLLSGAYAPLTGFLGRADLNAQHLRGRLADGTPWPVPVTLEVPVQLVTNFDLDNPLHRVLVLTDPEGAPLAAVDATDLWMIRDGWAGVGGTVRRLGDGAHGSFQRLRRAPAEIRGLLPPGRVLGVLADRPLHRPQLAQIAHAARTLAAHVLILIPLTEHGVDGLAPEVLVRSVFAARDRMPPATLVVVPMTRRGDEIRDALLRARVAAAYGVTHLLSTGDTLSGGGLRVLVPRELAYDSRDGQWRWRDDIPPRNRRLALSPAEIEDLLDRGFPLPEWHTPPAVAKELARARPPRRHRGLVLFFTGLSGSGKSTIARGVADALRESGERTVTLLDGDVVRRELSAGLGFSKADRDLNVRRIGWVAAEVARHHGLAICCPIAPYARARATARAMAHAAGAGFVLVHVATPLEVCERRDRKGLYARARAGQLTGMTGIDDPYEVPTDAELVLDTSNSSIEAGVEAVLHHLIETGWVEPHLPPTEALTGP, encoded by the coding sequence ATGAGCAACGGGTGGGTGCTGCCCGATGGGGTGCTGCGGGACGCGCCGGCGTACACGCCGCGCCCGCACGAGCTGGCCGATCTGGAGCTGCTGCTCTCCGGCGCGTACGCCCCGCTGACCGGGTTCCTCGGCCGGGCCGATCTGAACGCCCAGCACCTTCGCGGCCGGCTCGCCGACGGCACGCCGTGGCCGGTGCCGGTGACGCTGGAGGTGCCGGTCCAGCTCGTCACCAACTTCGACCTGGACAACCCGCTGCACCGGGTGCTGGTCCTGACCGATCCGGAGGGCGCGCCGCTGGCCGCCGTCGACGCCACCGATCTCTGGATGATCCGGGACGGCTGGGCCGGGGTCGGCGGCACGGTCCGGCGGCTCGGCGACGGCGCCCACGGCTCGTTCCAGCGGCTGCGCCGCGCACCGGCCGAGATCCGCGGGCTGCTGCCCCCGGGCCGGGTGCTGGGAGTGCTCGCCGACCGGCCGTTGCACCGGCCGCAACTGGCCCAGATCGCGCACGCGGCCCGTACCCTCGCCGCCCACGTGCTGATCCTGATCCCGTTGACCGAGCACGGGGTCGACGGGTTGGCGCCCGAGGTGCTGGTCCGCAGCGTCTTCGCGGCCCGCGACCGGATGCCGCCGGCCACCCTGGTCGTGGTGCCGATGACCCGGCGCGGCGACGAGATCCGCGACGCGCTGCTGCGGGCCAGGGTCGCCGCCGCGTACGGGGTCACCCATCTGCTGTCGACCGGCGACACCCTGTCCGGCGGCGGGTTGCGGGTGCTGGTGCCCCGCGAACTCGCCTACGACAGCCGTGACGGCCAGTGGCGCTGGCGTGACGACATCCCGCCGCGCAACCGGCGGCTGGCGCTGAGCCCGGCCGAGATCGAGGACCTTCTCGACCGTGGTTTCCCGCTGCCGGAGTGGCACACCCCGCCCGCGGTCGCCAAGGAACTGGCCCGGGCCCGGCCGCCGCGCCGGCACCGCGGCCTGGTGCTCTTCTTCACCGGACTGTCCGGCTCGGGCAAGTCGACCATCGCCCGGGGGGTCGCCGACGCGCTGCGGGAGAGCGGCGAGCGGACGGTCACCCTGCTCGACGGTGACGTCGTACGTCGGGAGTTGTCCGCCGGGCTCGGGTTCAGCAAGGCCGACCGGGACCTCAACGTACGCCGGATCGGCTGGGTCGCGGCGGAGGTGGCCCGGCACCACGGGTTGGCGATCTGCTGCCCGATCGCCCCGTACGCGCGGGCCCGGGCGACGGCTCGGGCGATGGCGCACGCCGCCGGGGCGGGTTTCGTGCTGGTGCACGTCGCCACCCCGCTGGAGGTGTGCGAGCGGCGCGACCGCAAGGGCCTCTACGCGCGGGCCCGGGCCGGCCAGTTGACCGGGATGACGGGCATCGACGACCCGTACGAGGTGCCGACCGACGCCGAACTGGTCCTGGACACCAGCAACTCCAGCATCGAGGCGGGCGTCGAGGCGGTCCTGCACCATCTGATCGAGACCGGCTGGGTGGAGCCGCACCTGCCTCCGACGGAGGCCTTAACCGGGCCTTAG
- a CDS encoding S66 family peptidase yields the protein MRYPAKPKPGDRVAVVSPSAGLPAIFPHVYELGLRRLRDEFGLTPVEYPTTRIMGASAADRARDLTAAFADPTITAVLATVGGDDQITVVPHLDDDVLRANPKPFFGYSDNTNLLNHLHRLGIVSYHGGSVLVHLGRPGALHPATADSLRAALFTSGWYDLTPADSWNDEPMDWADPANLDRDLPMFPGAGWHWQGPATVVEGPVWGGNLEIIHWLLAADRVGPTPWLGPPSGAAPNASGVPPVSGVSAGSGVSAASGGFPVSGVPAASGVSIEGGGILVVETSEELPSDVEVYRILRNLGERGLLANFPAVIVGRPKSWDFAKRRSAPEKQEYAAAQRAAVTRAVGEYNPDAVLVFDVDLGHTDPQLIIPYGGLARVDAAQRRISVRY from the coding sequence ATGCGCTATCCAGCGAAGCCGAAACCCGGCGACCGGGTGGCGGTGGTCTCCCCGTCCGCCGGCCTGCCGGCGATCTTCCCCCACGTGTACGAACTCGGCCTGCGCCGGCTGCGCGACGAGTTCGGGCTGACGCCGGTCGAGTACCCGACGACCCGGATCATGGGCGCCAGCGCAGCCGACCGGGCGCGGGACCTCACCGCCGCGTTCGCCGACCCGACGATCACCGCCGTGCTCGCCACCGTCGGCGGCGACGACCAGATCACCGTCGTCCCGCACCTCGACGACGACGTGCTGCGCGCCAACCCGAAGCCGTTCTTCGGCTACTCCGACAACACCAACCTGCTCAACCACCTGCACCGGCTGGGCATCGTGTCGTACCACGGGGGTTCGGTCCTGGTGCACCTCGGCAGGCCAGGGGCGCTGCACCCGGCGACCGCCGACTCGCTGCGCGCCGCCCTGTTCACCTCCGGCTGGTACGACCTCACACCCGCCGACAGTTGGAACGACGAGCCCATGGACTGGGCCGACCCTGCCAACCTCGACCGTGACCTGCCGATGTTTCCCGGCGCCGGATGGCACTGGCAGGGCCCGGCGACGGTGGTCGAGGGGCCGGTCTGGGGCGGCAACCTGGAGATCATCCACTGGTTGCTCGCCGCCGACCGCGTCGGCCCGACCCCGTGGCTGGGCCCGCCCTCAGGCGCCGCTCCCAATGCGTCAGGTGTTCCCCCCGTGTCGGGTGTGTCCGCCGGGTCAGGTGTGTCCGCCGCATCGGGCGGTTTCCCCGTGTCGGGTGTTCCCGCCGCGTCTGGTGTTTCCATCGAGGGGGGCGGGATCCTGGTCGTGGAGACGTCGGAGGAGCTGCCGTCGGACGTCGAGGTCTACCGCATCCTGCGCAACCTCGGCGAGCGCGGCCTGCTCGCGAACTTCCCGGCCGTCATCGTCGGCCGCCCCAAGTCCTGGGACTTCGCCAAGCGCCGTTCCGCGCCGGAGAAGCAGGAGTACGCGGCGGCCCAACGGGCGGCGGTCACCCGTGCCGTCGGCGAGTACAACCCGGACGCCGTACTCGTCTTCGACGTGGACCTCGGTCACACCGACCCGCAGTTGATCATCCCGTACGGCGGCCTGGCCCGCGTCGACGCCGCCCAACGCCGCATTTCCGTCCGCTACTGA
- a CDS encoding ABC transporter permease, whose translation MSTVTWITARGLFGRRRFLLLVPLPLLVIALAVASRIVGIDADAWGQAVVLGLGLAVVLPVVALIVGTGVLGSEIDDGTVVHILTTPLPRWQIILPKLFVATAVTTVTAAIPLYVAGVLAHSVRFGLALVAVSAIGALAYSAFFLALSLLTRRPVLLGLVYVLIWEGLLGNFVSGTRVLSIQQYVVALADKIAPTEILTATVGIPLAVVMSVLITVAGTVLAVDRLRSFSVAGETS comes from the coding sequence TTGTCCACCGTCACCTGGATCACCGCCCGCGGCCTGTTCGGTCGCCGCCGGTTCCTGCTGCTGGTCCCACTACCGCTGCTGGTGATCGCGCTCGCCGTCGCGTCCCGGATCGTCGGCATCGACGCCGACGCCTGGGGGCAGGCGGTCGTACTCGGGCTCGGACTGGCCGTCGTGTTGCCCGTCGTCGCGCTCATCGTCGGCACCGGCGTACTCGGCTCCGAGATCGACGACGGGACCGTCGTCCACATCCTGACCACCCCGTTGCCCCGCTGGCAGATCATCCTGCCCAAGCTGTTCGTGGCGACCGCAGTCACCACGGTCACCGCCGCGATCCCGCTCTACGTCGCCGGGGTGCTCGCCCACTCGGTACGGTTCGGGCTGGCCCTGGTCGCGGTCAGCGCGATCGGTGCGCTGGCGTACTCGGCGTTCTTCCTGGCGCTGAGCCTGCTCACCCGGCGGCCGGTGCTGCTCGGCCTGGTCTATGTGCTGATCTGGGAGGGGCTGCTCGGCAACTTCGTCAGCGGCACCCGGGTGCTGTCGATTCAGCAGTACGTGGTGGCGCTGGCCGACAAGATCGCTCCGACCGAGATCCTGACCGCCACGGTCGGCATCCCGCTGGCCGTGGTGATGAGCGTCCTGATCACCGTGGCGGGGACGGTGCTCGCCGTCGACCGGCTGCGATCCTTCAGCGTCGCCGGCGAAACCAGCTGA
- a CDS encoding cyclase family protein — MAEQWRVRFDAEVTFTNGGGLRTEDFRLDIPGSDISDDDLAALFVRHLGLLMVAEVQISEKTLLREAHRGGRGTDVTAAADGGRAGRRLIELSHVIHDGMTTLPGWPGPVIDEWLSREASRARYAEGVEFHVARITMIGNTGTYVDTPAHRYAGTPDLSGVGLDRLADLPGLVVRIPDGTRAIDRLLLAPYEVTGRAVLLHTGWDAHFGTERYGGPDHPYLSGDGARWLVEQGAALVGIDSLNIDDSSPAAGGQRPAHSALLAAGVPIVEHLRGLDQLPPEGFRFTAAPPMVAGMGTLPVRAFAVVP; from the coding sequence ATGGCTGAACAATGGCGGGTACGGTTCGACGCCGAGGTGACCTTCACCAACGGCGGCGGGCTGCGTACCGAGGACTTCCGGCTCGACATCCCCGGTTCGGACATCAGCGACGACGATCTCGCCGCGCTCTTCGTACGGCATCTGGGTCTGCTCATGGTCGCCGAGGTACAGATCAGCGAAAAGACGCTGCTCCGGGAGGCGCACCGGGGCGGTCGGGGCACCGACGTCACCGCCGCTGCCGACGGTGGGCGCGCCGGGCGGCGGCTGATCGAACTGAGCCACGTCATCCACGACGGCATGACGACGCTGCCCGGCTGGCCCGGCCCGGTGATCGACGAGTGGCTGTCACGCGAGGCGTCCCGGGCCCGCTACGCCGAGGGCGTCGAGTTCCACGTCGCCCGGATCACCATGATCGGCAACACGGGTACGTACGTCGACACACCCGCACACCGCTATGCCGGTACGCCCGATCTCTCCGGCGTCGGGCTCGACCGGCTCGCCGACCTGCCCGGTCTCGTCGTACGCATTCCGGACGGGACACGTGCCATCGACCGGCTGCTGCTGGCACCGTACGAGGTGACCGGCCGGGCGGTGCTGCTGCACACCGGCTGGGACGCGCACTTCGGCACCGAGCGGTACGGCGGCCCGGACCACCCGTACCTCTCCGGCGACGGGGCGCGGTGGCTGGTCGAACAGGGTGCGGCGCTGGTCGGCATCGACTCGCTGAACATCGACGACTCCTCCCCCGCCGCTGGCGGGCAGCGGCCGGCGCACAGCGCACTGCTGGCCGCCGGCGTCCCGATCGTCGAGCACCTGCGTGGCCTCGACCAGCTTCCGCCGGAGGGCTTCCGCTTCACCGCGGCGCCACCGATGGTCGCCGGGATGGGCACCCTCCCCGTACGCGCGTTCGCCGTCGTGCCCTGA
- the ppc gene encoding phosphoenolpyruvate carboxylase, with product MTDQLDHDGPDAALRADIRRLGTLLGQTLARQEGRPLLDLVEEIRALVRSDAEAAALRLAAMDVTTGTKLARAFSTYFHLANITEQVHRSRDLRRRRATQGGWLDQAAKLIAERGVPADEIAAAARRLAVRPVFTAHPTEAARRSILSKLRAVADELDAEAANSVLYGATDEGPTSRRLAELLDLLWQTDELRLDRPDPTDEARNAVYYLRDLYGDAAPQVLDDLADTLRTLGVETSPTSRPLTFGTWIGGDRDGNPFVTPTVTRDVLLIQHEHGIQATEKAMDALIDEVSVSRRLRGVSLDLSASLAKDLDALPEVAPRFRRTNAEEPYRLKARCVKAKLENTRERLARGTAHVPGRDYRGSGELLADLEVMRASLARNAGQLTAVGKLASVIRTVSSFGLHLATMDVREHAEAHHAVLAQLYARVGEVTDYNRLSRADRTKLLAEELTGRRPLSSIDTPLTESARKTFDVFGTIRDAQERFGAEVVESYIISMTLGVDDVLAATVLAREAGLVDVHSGRARIGFVPLLETPAELNAGGELLDEMLSLPAYRAIVAARGDVQEVMLGYSDSNKEAGITTSQWSIHRAQRSLRDVAARHGVRLRLFHGRGGTVGRGGGPTHEAILAQPYGTLDGAIKVTEQGEVISDKYTLPALARENLELTVAAVLQATLLHTTPRQPKEQLERWDATMDVVSDEAFRAYRALVENPDLPEYFWASTPTELLGALNIGSRPSKRPNTGAGLGGLRAIPWVFGWTQSRQIVPGWFGVGSGLAAARAAGLSDVLTEMHENWHFFRTFLSNVEMMLTKTDLSIARRYVETLVPEPLQPIFTTIEQEYEQTRREVLAITAVPDLLENSPVLQRTLAVRDTYLEPLHHLQVALLRQYRDSGAAGRAVATAPGARRGPDDGTALERALLTTVNGIAAGMRNTG from the coding sequence GTGACCGACCAGCTAGATCACGACGGCCCCGACGCCGCGCTGCGCGCCGACATCCGGCGCCTCGGCACCCTCCTCGGACAGACCCTGGCCCGCCAGGAGGGCCGTCCCCTGCTCGACCTGGTCGAGGAGATCCGTGCCCTGGTCCGGTCCGACGCCGAGGCCGCCGCGCTGCGGCTCGCCGCGATGGACGTCACCACGGGCACGAAGCTGGCCCGCGCCTTCTCCACCTACTTCCACCTGGCCAACATCACCGAGCAGGTGCACCGCTCCCGCGACCTGCGCCGCCGCCGGGCCACCCAGGGCGGCTGGCTGGACCAGGCGGCCAAGCTGATCGCCGAACGGGGCGTGCCGGCCGACGAGATCGCCGCCGCGGCCCGCCGGCTGGCCGTACGGCCGGTCTTCACGGCACACCCGACCGAGGCCGCCCGGCGGTCGATCCTGTCGAAGCTGCGTGCCGTCGCCGACGAACTCGACGCGGAAGCCGCCAACTCGGTGCTGTACGGCGCCACCGACGAGGGCCCGACCAGCCGGCGTCTCGCCGAACTGCTCGACCTGCTGTGGCAGACCGACGAGCTGCGGCTGGACCGGCCGGACCCGACCGACGAGGCCCGCAACGCCGTCTACTACCTGCGTGACCTCTACGGCGACGCCGCCCCGCAGGTGCTCGACGACCTCGCCGACACGCTGCGGACGCTCGGCGTGGAGACGTCGCCGACCAGCCGGCCGCTGACCTTCGGTACGTGGATCGGCGGCGACCGCGACGGCAACCCGTTCGTCACCCCGACCGTGACCCGCGACGTGCTGCTCATCCAGCACGAGCACGGCATCCAGGCGACCGAGAAGGCGATGGACGCCCTCATCGACGAGGTGTCGGTGTCCCGTCGACTGCGCGGCGTCTCGCTCGACCTGTCCGCCAGCCTCGCCAAGGACCTCGACGCGCTGCCGGAGGTGGCGCCGCGGTTCCGGCGCACCAACGCCGAGGAGCCCTACCGGCTCAAGGCACGCTGTGTGAAGGCGAAGCTCGAGAACACCCGCGAGCGGCTGGCCCGGGGCACCGCCCACGTGCCGGGCCGCGACTACCGTGGCTCTGGCGAACTACTCGCCGACCTCGAGGTGATGCGGGCGTCGCTGGCCCGCAACGCCGGGCAGCTCACCGCGGTCGGCAAGCTCGCCTCGGTGATCCGTACGGTGTCGTCGTTCGGCCTGCACCTGGCCACGATGGACGTACGCGAGCACGCCGAGGCACACCACGCGGTGCTGGCCCAGCTCTACGCGCGGGTCGGCGAGGTGACCGACTACAACCGGCTGTCGCGGGCCGACCGGACCAAGCTGCTGGCCGAGGAACTCACCGGCCGGCGCCCGTTGAGCAGCATCGACACCCCGCTGACCGAGAGTGCCCGCAAGACGTTCGACGTGTTCGGCACGATCCGTGACGCGCAGGAGCGGTTCGGGGCCGAGGTGGTCGAGTCGTACATCATCTCGATGACGCTCGGTGTCGACGACGTGCTCGCCGCGACGGTGCTGGCCCGGGAGGCCGGTCTGGTCGACGTACACAGTGGACGGGCGCGGATCGGGTTCGTGCCGCTGCTGGAGACGCCCGCCGAGTTGAACGCCGGTGGTGAGCTGCTCGACGAGATGCTGTCGCTGCCGGCCTACCGGGCGATCGTCGCGGCCCGCGGGGACGTACAGGAGGTGATGCTCGGCTACTCCGACTCCAACAAGGAGGCCGGCATCACCACCTCGCAGTGGTCGATCCACCGGGCCCAGCGCTCGCTGCGCGACGTGGCCGCCCGGCACGGCGTACGGCTGCGGCTCTTCCACGGCCGGGGCGGCACCGTCGGCCGGGGCGGCGGCCCCACCCATGAGGCGATCCTCGCCCAGCCGTACGGCACCCTCGACGGCGCGATCAAGGTGACCGAGCAGGGTGAGGTGATCTCCGACAAGTACACGCTGCCGGCGCTGGCCCGGGAGAACCTCGAACTGACCGTCGCCGCGGTGCTCCAGGCGACGCTGCTGCACACCACGCCGCGGCAGCCGAAGGAGCAGCTGGAGCGGTGGGACGCCACGATGGACGTCGTCTCCGACGAGGCGTTCCGCGCCTACCGGGCGCTGGTCGAGAACCCGGACCTGCCGGAGTACTTCTGGGCGTCGACGCCGACCGAGTTGCTCGGTGCGCTCAACATCGGCTCCCGGCCGTCGAAGCGGCCGAACACCGGTGCCGGGCTGGGTGGCCTGCGGGCCATCCCGTGGGTCTTCGGCTGGACCCAGTCGCGGCAGATCGTGCCCGGCTGGTTCGGGGTCGGCTCGGGGTTGGCGGCGGCCCGGGCGGCGGGCCTTTCGGACGTCCTGACCGAGATGCACGAGAACTGGCACTTCTTCCGTACGTTCCTGTCGAACGTCGAGATGATGCTGACCAAGACCGACCTCAGCATCGCCCGGCGTTACGTGGAGACGCTGGTGCCTGAGCCGCTTCAGCCGATCTTCACCACGATCGAGCAGGAGTACGAGCAGACCCGGCGTGAGGTGCTCGCCATCACCGCCGTGCCGGACCTGCTGGAGAACTCGCCGGTGCTCCAGCGCACGCTGGCCGTCCGCGACACCTACCTGGAACCGTTGCACCACCTGCAGGTGGCTTTGCTGCGGCAGTACCGGGATTCGGGTGCGGCCGGCCGGGCGGTGGCGACCGCGCCCGGTGCCCGGCGCGGCCCGGACGACGGGACCGCGCTGGAGCGGGCCCTGTTGACCACGGTCAACGGGATCGCCGCCGGCATGCGTAACACCGGCTGA
- a CDS encoding ABC transporter ATP-binding protein, which translates to MTLIATQSLTKTYGGRVTALSDLTVTVEPGIVGLVGANGAGKSTFIKIMLGLLEPTSGQVRVLDLDPTTQAEQVRARVGYMPEHESLPPDLSAAEFVTHLGRISGLPRTIARERASEALRHVGLYEERYRQIGGYSTGMKQRVKLAQALVHDPDLLLLDEPTNGLDPAGRDAMLNLIQRIGTEFGISVLVCSHLLGEVERICDSLIAIDGGRLLRADNISAMTGATDVLTIEVSEGVDELAARLAADRLPVRREGRLLLVPVESDRTYDLIMTAVAELELPLHRLDQRRHRVAELFAQRETTSANA; encoded by the coding sequence GTGACACTTATCGCGACCCAGTCGCTCACCAAGACGTACGGCGGGCGGGTGACCGCCCTGTCCGACCTGACGGTGACGGTCGAGCCCGGCATCGTCGGCCTGGTCGGCGCCAACGGCGCGGGCAAGTCGACCTTCATCAAGATCATGCTCGGTCTGCTCGAACCGACCAGCGGCCAGGTCCGGGTCCTCGATCTCGACCCCACGACGCAGGCCGAGCAGGTCCGGGCCCGGGTCGGCTACATGCCCGAACACGAGAGCCTGCCGCCCGACCTGTCGGCGGCCGAGTTCGTCACCCACCTCGGCCGGATCAGCGGGCTGCCGCGCACCATCGCCAGGGAACGGGCCTCGGAGGCGCTGCGCCACGTCGGCCTCTACGAGGAGCGCTACCGGCAGATCGGCGGCTACTCCACCGGCATGAAACAGCGGGTCAAGCTCGCCCAGGCCCTCGTACACGACCCCGACCTGCTGCTGCTCGACGAGCCCACCAACGGACTCGACCCGGCCGGCCGCGACGCGATGCTCAACCTCATCCAGCGCATCGGCACCGAGTTCGGCATCTCCGTACTCGTCTGCTCGCACCTGCTCGGCGAGGTCGAGCGGATCTGCGACTCGCTGATCGCGATCGACGGCGGCCGGCTGCTGCGCGCCGACAACATCTCGGCCATGACCGGCGCCACCGACGTGCTCACCATCGAGGTCAGCGAGGGCGTCGACGAACTCGCCGCCCGCCTCGCCGCGGACCGGCTGCCGGTGCGCCGGGAGGGCCGGCTGCTGCTCGTACCGGTCGAAAGCGACCGGACGTACGACCTCATCATGACCGCGGTGGCCGAACTCGAACTGCCGCTGCACCGTCTCGACCAGCGGCGGCACCGGGTGGCCGAGCTGTTCGCCCAGAGGGAGACCACCAGTGCCAACGCCTGA
- a CDS encoding DUF559 domain-containing protein — protein sequence MPRTARVPRELAFLPFLGSRAVAEGLLTRRMLEGRSWYRLLPDVYVHAGGYQPDDHRMWCDAVALTLPPGAAICGLSAAYLWGVRLLDRQSPVSVVLPGTYRPRRQERVVVSYYRLPASDVTRFADLSVTTPARTAFDLGRLMPRVEAVVAVDALLARRLVRLDTLAGYLAAHPPCPGIRQLRQVLAIAEPLSESPMETRLRLVLVDGGAPRPAAQFEVHDSQGRFVGRVDLAYPQWRIAIEYEGDHHREQARFRRDVARLNDLRACGWLVLRFTADDVLRHPDRVIALVFRAIAERRQSAQATRSPS from the coding sequence ATGCCGCGCACCGCCCGGGTTCCGCGAGAGTTGGCCTTCCTGCCGTTCCTCGGCAGTCGGGCCGTCGCCGAGGGACTCCTCACCCGGCGAATGCTCGAAGGAAGGTCCTGGTACCGGCTGCTGCCCGACGTCTACGTCCATGCCGGTGGCTACCAGCCCGACGACCATCGGATGTGGTGCGACGCCGTCGCGTTGACCCTGCCGCCGGGCGCGGCCATTTGCGGACTCAGCGCCGCCTACCTCTGGGGCGTGCGTCTCCTTGATCGGCAGAGTCCGGTTTCGGTCGTGCTGCCCGGCACCTACCGGCCACGCCGGCAGGAACGCGTCGTGGTCAGCTATTACCGCCTGCCCGCCAGCGACGTCACGAGGTTCGCCGACCTGTCGGTCACCACGCCGGCCCGTACGGCCTTCGACCTCGGCCGGTTGATGCCTCGCGTCGAGGCGGTCGTAGCCGTCGACGCGCTGCTCGCCAGGCGGCTCGTCCGGCTCGACACCCTCGCCGGGTATCTCGCCGCCCACCCGCCCTGCCCCGGGATCAGGCAACTCCGGCAGGTACTCGCCATCGCCGAACCACTCAGCGAGTCACCGATGGAGACCCGGCTTCGCCTCGTCCTGGTTGACGGGGGTGCTCCGCGTCCGGCCGCCCAGTTCGAGGTGCACGACAGCCAGGGCCGGTTCGTCGGCCGCGTCGACCTGGCCTATCCGCAGTGGCGGATCGCCATCGAGTACGAGGGTGACCACCACCGGGAACAGGCTCGGTTCCGCCGGGACGTCGCCCGGCTGAACGACCTGCGGGCCTGCGGGTGGCTCGTGCTGCGGTTCACCGCCGACGACGTGCTCCGGCATCCGGACCGGGTCATCGCCCTGGTGTTCCGGGCGATCGCCGAACGCCGACAAAGCGCTCAGGCCACCAGGAGCCCGAGTTGA
- a CDS encoding ABC transporter permease: MPTPETNAPAGVIHDIGYQRYTGPRLGRRYVVGSLYVHALRTAFGLGRSAKAKIFPWLIVGIVTLVAVIAAGVRAQLGEVLFTYAQFADGLSWLVIFFVAIVAPELVSRDLRSGVLPLYFSRPLRRGDYALAKLVALVTAVWLLLGGPQLLMFLGAAFTIDGGAGAVWDEFLDLVPGLLYAGMWAVLFGVVGLLVASLTGKRAFAAGGIVAVFLMTTPVAGVLSVMPSQAVNELAGIAAPSTLVQGIGIWLFRDQLITFDGGAAGMPGDFGPVYALFAVALVTACVLLLLARYRKVAAS, from the coding sequence GTGCCAACGCCTGAGACCAACGCCCCGGCGGGCGTCATCCACGACATCGGATACCAGCGCTACACCGGGCCGCGGCTCGGCCGGCGGTACGTCGTCGGCTCGCTCTACGTACACGCGCTGCGTACGGCGTTCGGCCTCGGCCGCAGCGCCAAGGCGAAGATCTTCCCCTGGCTGATCGTCGGCATCGTCACCCTCGTCGCGGTCATCGCCGCCGGCGTACGGGCCCAGCTCGGCGAGGTCCTGTTCACCTATGCCCAGTTCGCCGACGGGCTGAGCTGGCTGGTCATCTTCTTCGTCGCCATCGTCGCGCCCGAGCTGGTCTCCCGCGACCTGCGCAGCGGCGTCCTGCCGCTCTACTTCTCCCGGCCGTTGCGCCGCGGCGACTACGCCCTGGCGAAGCTGGTCGCCCTCGTCACCGCGGTCTGGCTGCTGCTCGGCGGACCGCAGCTGCTGATGTTCCTCGGGGCCGCGTTCACCATCGACGGCGGCGCCGGCGCGGTCTGGGACGAGTTCCTCGACCTGGTGCCCGGACTGCTCTACGCCGGCATGTGGGCGGTTCTCTTCGGCGTCGTCGGGTTGCTCGTCGCCTCCCTGACCGGCAAGCGGGCGTTCGCCGCCGGCGGCATCGTCGCCGTCTTCCTGATGACCACCCCGGTCGCCGGGGTGCTGTCGGTCATGCCGTCGCAGGCCGTCAACGAACTGGCCGGGATCGCCGCCCCGTCCACCCTCGTGCAGGGCATCGGCATCTGGCTGTTCCGCGACCAGCTGATCACCTTCGACGGCGGGGCCGCGGGCATGCCCGGTGACTTCGGACCCGTGTACGCCCTGTTCGCCGTCGCCCTCGTCACCGCCTGCGTCCTGCTGCTGCTCGCCCGATACCGGAAGGTCGCCGCCTCATGA
- a CDS encoding ABC transporter ATP-binding protein, whose translation MSHVELAGVSRWYGNVVAVNDVTMTLGPGVTGLLGPNGAGKTTLLHMMAGFLAPSRGAVTVDGAPTWRNPSVYRRLGLVSEREAAYPFLSAYEFVLASARLHGLPDPVAAAKAAIEMVEMADAQHRRIGTYSKGMRQRARVAAALVHDPQVLLLDEPFNGMDPRQRMHMMDLLHRLGDAGRTILFSSHILEEVEQLSGTVQVIVAGRLAASGDFRSIRRLMTNRPHVFAVQSTDDRRLATALIAEPSVAGVELDRAGLTVRASDYGTFTRVLPRVALTTGIQVRRLLPSDESLESVFSYLVEA comes from the coding sequence ATGAGCCACGTCGAGTTGGCGGGCGTCTCCCGCTGGTACGGCAACGTCGTCGCGGTCAACGACGTCACGATGACCCTCGGCCCGGGCGTCACCGGGCTGCTCGGCCCGAACGGCGCCGGAAAGACCACCCTGCTGCACATGATGGCCGGCTTCCTCGCCCCGTCCCGGGGAGCCGTCACCGTCGACGGCGCGCCCACCTGGCGCAACCCGTCGGTCTACCGGCGGCTCGGGCTGGTCAGCGAGCGTGAGGCGGCGTACCCGTTCCTCAGCGCGTACGAGTTCGTGCTGGCCAGTGCGCGGCTGCACGGGCTGCCCGATCCGGTCGCCGCCGCCAAGGCGGCGATCGAGATGGTCGAGATGGCCGACGCGCAACACCGACGGATCGGCACGTACTCCAAGGGCATGCGGCAGCGGGCCCGGGTCGCCGCCGCCCTCGTCCACGACCCGCAGGTGCTGCTGCTCGACGAGCCGTTCAACGGCATGGACCCACGGCAGCGGATGCACATGATGGACCTGCTGCACCGGCTCGGGGACGCCGGCCGGACCATCCTGTTCAGCTCGCACATCCTCGAAGAGGTCGAGCAGCTGTCCGGCACCGTGCAGGTCATCGTCGCCGGCCGGCTCGCCGCGTCCGGCGACTTCCGCTCCATCCGGCGGCTGATGACCAACCGGCCGCACGTCTTCGCCGTCCAGTCGACCGACGACCGGCGGCTGGCCACCGCGCTCATCGCCGAGCCGTCGGTCGCCGGCGTCGAACTCGACCGCGCCGGCCTGACCGTCCGTGCCAGCGACTACGGCACCTTCACCCGGGTGCTGCCCCGGGTCGCGCTCACCACCGGCATCCAGGTCCGCCGCCTGCTGCCCTCCGACGAGTCGCTGGAGAGCGTGTTCTCGTACCTGGTGGAGGCGTGA